Proteins encoded in a region of the Bactrocera tryoni isolate S06 chromosome 4, CSIRO_BtryS06_freeze2, whole genome shotgun sequence genome:
- the LOC120774555 gene encoding FAD-linked sulfhydryl oxidase ALR: MSKHDAYGTPAKPDNNCRTCTDFKYWSKQQRQIFHKADTPKEETTESSPASRDGCPLDKVALGRATWGLLHTMAAFYEDNPSDNQKRDMKTFLEVLSRVYPCEHCAKDFRKDLKEHPAQVNSQYEFSQWLCKFHNRVNVKLGKTQFDCSKVNERWRDGWLDGSCD; encoded by the exons ATGTCCAAGCACGATGCTTATGGCACGCCTGCTAAGCCCGATAACAATTGTCGCACATGTACCGATTTTAAATATTGGTCAAAACAACAGCGGCAAATATTTCATAAGGCG GATACGCCAAAGGAGGAAACAACTGAAAGCAGTCCAGCCTCGCGAGATGGCTGCCCATTGGATAAAGTGGCACTAGGTCGTGCAACTTGGGGCTTATTACACACAATGGCGGCATTTTATGAAGATAATCCCTCGGATAATCAAAAGCGTGATATGAAAACATTTCTAGAAGTGCTGTCACGCGTCTATCCATGTGAACATTGTGCCAAAGATTTTCGCAAAGA cCTTAAAGAGCATCCGGCGCAGGTGAATTCACAGTATGAATTCTCACAATGGCTGTGCAAATTCCATAACCGTGTCAACGTAAAGTTGGGTAAAACACAATTTGATTGTTCTAAGGTTAATGAGAGGTGGCGGGATGGCTGGCTAGATGGTTCCTGTGATTAA